In Salmo salar chromosome ssa15, Ssal_v3.1, whole genome shotgun sequence, one genomic interval encodes:
- the LOC106572826 gene encoding LOW QUALITY PROTEIN: zinc finger protein PLAGL2 (The sequence of the model RefSeq protein was modified relative to this genomic sequence to represent the inferred CDS: deleted 1 base in 1 codon) codes for MAAGAADAPRHITALTPEDEEQIAAAKLYSDTTLPRTEREREREEEASGNECLVCGTWFGSQDKLRLHAFCHTGEKPFHCSQPHCPKAFSSKYKLFRHMATHSPQKTHQCSFCEKMFHRKDHLKNHLQTHDPNKEAFKCEECGKHYNTKLGYKRHVAMHSATAGDLTCKVCLQSYETTPALLEHLKSHSGKSSGGAKEKKHPCDHCDRRFYTRKDVRRHMVVHTGRKDFLCQYCAQRFGRKDHLTRHVKKSHSQELLKIKTEPLDMQGMLGSGSSPCTVKEELSPMMCSMGSNKDHMLAKPFPSGTSFPMGMYNPHHLQAMSNPEVGHHHSLMPGSLSAAMGMGCHMEPPLHPPHHHHHHIQNSPSLPHLQQPNRQHQQQQQAQPPPKYQLGSTSYLLDKPLKVEMESFLMDLQSGLPGHHSGDHHHAAASPPKEGLEHPSGLTDELCGNSLLSKSPAVIAESLCTANMDFSHLLGFLPLNLPPYNAPISTAGLVMGYTSSAASSSSSSSSSLRGTEPHAAATAAAAPLTSLQPQPQEQQGSSGGLGLGPLHPLPPVFSSSLSTTTLPRFHQAFQ; via the exons ATGGCAGCTGGTGCCGCCGATGCTCCACGCCATATTACAGCACTGACGCCGGAGGACGAGGAACAAATAGCCGCTGCCAAGCTGTACAGCGACACTACCCTGCcacgtacagagagagagagggagagggaagaggaagccAGCGGCAACGAGTGTTTGGTGTGTGGGACTTGGTTTGGTTCGCAGGATAAGCTTCGGCTTCACGCCTTCTGTCACACGGGAGAGAAACCCTTCCACTGCTCCCAGCCACACTGCCCTAAGGCCTTCAGCTCCAAATATAAACTGTTCAG GCATATGGCCACACACTCTCCACAGAAAACTCACCAGTGCTCCTTCTGCGAGAAAATGTTTCACCGCAAAGATCACCTGAAGAACCACCTGCAGACCCATGACCCCAACAAAGAGGCCTTCAAGTGTGAGGAATGTGGCAAGCACTACAACACCAAGCTGGGCTACAAGCGTCATGTGGCCATGCATTCAGCCACGGCTGGAGACCTCACCTGTAAGGTGTGCCTGCAGAGCTACGAGACTACCCCTGCCCTGCTGGAGCATCTCAAGAGCCACTCGGGCAAGTCCTCCGGAGGTGCCAAGGAGAAGAAGCACCCATGTGACCACTGTGACCGCCGCTTCTACACACGGAAGGACGTGCGTCGCCACATGGTGGTCCACACCGGTAGAAAGGACTTCCTGTGTCAGTACTGCGCCCAGCGCTTCGGCAGGAAGGACCACCTGACGCGGCATGTGAAGAAGAGCCACTCTCAGGAGCTGCTGAAGATAAAGACAGAGCCTCTGGACATGCAAGGCATGCTGGGCTCTGGCTCCTCCCCCTGCACTGTCAAAGAGGAGCTCAGCCCCATGATGTGCAGCATGGGTTCCAACAAAGACCACATGCTAGCCAAGCCGTTCCCCAGCGGCACCTCCTTCCCCATGGGCATGTACaacccccaccacctccaggcCATGTCCAACCCTGAGGTGGGCCACCACCACTCTCTGATGCCCGGCTCCCTGTCCGCTGCCATGGGGATGGGCTGCCACATGGAGCCCCCCCTCCATCCCCcgcaccaccatcaccaccacatccAAAACTCCCCCTCGCTTCCCCACCTGCAGCAG CCCAACAGACAGCACCAGCAGCAACAGCAAGCCCAGCCGCCGCCCAAGTACCAGCTGGGATCTACCTCATACCTGCTGGACAAGCCCCTCAAAGTGGAGATGGAGAGCTTTCTCATGGATCTGCAGAGTGGGCTGCCGGGCCACCACTCAGGCGATCATCATCATGCTGCTGCCTCGCCCCCCAAGGAGGGACTAGAGCACCCCTCAGGCCTGACAGATGAGCTGTGTGGGAACTCCCTCCTGTCCAAGAGCCCTGCTGTCATTGCTGAGTCTCTGTGCACTGCTAACATGGACTTCTCTCACCTGCTGGGCTTCTTGCCCCTCAACCTGCCCCCCTACAACGCCCCCATCAGCACAGCAGGACTAGTGATGGGGTACACCTCGTCTgctgcctcctcctcttcctcctcttcgtcATCCTTGCGTGGCACTGAGCCCCACGCCGCTGCCACAGCTGCAGCCGCACCTCTTACCTCTTTGCAACCTCAACCTCAGGAGCAGCAGGGCTCCAGCGGGGGCCTGGGTCTTGGGCCCCTGCACCCTCTCCCGCCAGTGTTTAGCTCCAGCCTCAGCACGACCACCCTGCCTCGCTTTCACCAGGCCTTCCAATGA